The genomic interval TCGGCAGATTAACGCCGGCAATGACTTCGGTATGGCCGCTGCTCATGACCGATATGGCGAGATTGGACGGTGTGCCGCCGAACATGTCGGTCAGGATGACGACGCCATGGCCGTCATCGGCGCCGGAAACAGCTTGCAGAATGTCCTGCCGTCTCTGGTCCATGTCGTCTTCGGGGCCAATACAGACCGTCTCGATGAATTTCTGAGGACCGACGACGTGCTCGACAGCATGACGAAACTCTTCAGCCAGCTTGCCATGAGTGACAAGCACAAGTCCGATCATGATATTACTGCTCCCATTACGCAAACGGTGGCCCAATATCGCAATGCAGCAATTACGTCCACCGGTGGGGGCACATCTTGGCGATGAAAAGCCGAAGTGCAAGATAAAAATGCAAATATATAAGGCAGATTGAGCAATCCGGAAGCCTTCAATCGCCGATATCGGGGGCTTTCGCCATCAGGATTGCAAGCGGCGAAGACGCGCCTGTGAGCAACCGCAATGCGGGAAGGGAAAAACCGGCGGCAAGGCTGACCATTTCGCCCTCGGGGGGCACGCGGTTCTCGCCGGAAGCGCTCCCGGGAAGCACGGCATAATGCATGGCCGCCTGGGGAACATGATCCTGCCGAACGATGCCGGTGCCGCGAAGTTCGATCAGCCCGGCGATCGACGGCGGGCAGGTGGCGATCACAGTGCCGGCCTCTCCCGACAGAAGCACCTGATCGTCGGCAACCAGCGCCGTGAACAGCCCGAGACGGCGCGCCTCGGTCATGCAGGTAAAAGCCAGCATCGATTTTCCCCAGCCTGACGGACCGCTGAAGAGCAGGCCCGTCCTGCCGACGACGATCGCCGTGGCATGGATGTTGACGGCCTCCGTCATGCCGCGGGATCGAGGGGCAGGGCGAGGATAAAGCGCGCGCCGAGCACCTGTCCGCTTTCGGCGTCCGTAATATTTTCTGCCCGGAGCGATCCGCCATGCGCCTCGGCGATCTGGCGGCTGATCGAAAGTCCGAGGCCAGAATTCTGCCCGAAACCTTCCGATTCCGGCCGATCCGTATAGAAGCGCTCGAAGATACGGTCGATATTTTCCGCTTGGATGCCGGGGCCGTTGTCTTCGATCGTGGTGACGCAGCGCGACCGTGTCCGCATCAGCCGCACGGTAATCTTGCCGTCCTTTTCAGGTACGAAGGAGCGGGCGTTCTCAATCAGATTCGTGACGATCTGGCCGATGCGTAGATCGTGACCGTTGACGAGGAAGCGCGTCTTGATGT from Rhizobium lentis carries:
- a CDS encoding PTS sugar transporter subunit IIA gives rise to the protein MIGLVLVTHGKLAEEFRHAVEHVVGPQKFIETVCIGPEDDMDQRRQDILQAVSGADDGHGVVILTDMFGGTPSNLAISVMSSGHTEVIAGVNLPMLIKLAGVRGENNMEKALVEASEAGRKYINVASRVLSGK
- a CDS encoding HPr kinase/phosphorylase, producing the protein MTEAVNIHATAIVVGRTGLLFSGPSGWGKSMLAFTCMTEARRLGLFTALVADDQVLLSGEAGTVIATCPPSIAGLIELRGTGIVRQDHVPQAAMHYAVLPGSASGENRVPPEGEMVSLAAGFSLPALRLLTGASSPLAILMAKAPDIGD